The Collimonas sp. PA-H2 genome contains a region encoding:
- a CDS encoding GPO family capsid scaffolding protein, whose protein sequence is MAKPTSTAPTKSKFFRVAVEGATTDGRVIDRAFIEQMAANFDPQVYGARIWVEHLRSTWADGAFKAYGDVTAVKAEEVELGGVKKLALYAQISPTPELVAMNKARQKIYTSIEINPKFSDTGEAYLVGLAVTDSPASLGTEVLSFATKNPGNLFSAAEETTLEFEDTPTEPEGNKLSDAVKNLLKRFTNKTSSDDARISELVGAVETLATHANLSADEFAEEKTRVDTLEAALKKTNEEFAAFRQKVESTDANPKSRPAATGGDGMAETDF, encoded by the coding sequence ATGGCAAAGCCGACCTCCACCGCTCCAACAAAATCCAAATTCTTCCGCGTTGCCGTGGAAGGCGCCACCACCGATGGCCGTGTCATCGACCGCGCATTCATTGAACAGATGGCCGCGAATTTCGATCCGCAGGTCTATGGCGCCCGCATCTGGGTCGAACATCTGCGCAGCACCTGGGCCGATGGCGCCTTCAAAGCCTATGGCGATGTGACCGCAGTGAAAGCCGAGGAAGTCGAGCTGGGCGGCGTCAAGAAGCTGGCGTTGTACGCGCAGATTTCGCCCACGCCGGAATTAGTCGCCATGAATAAGGCACGCCAAAAAATCTACACCAGCATCGAAATCAATCCGAAATTCTCCGACACCGGCGAAGCCTACCTGGTCGGCCTGGCCGTGACCGACAGCCCCGCCAGCCTTGGCACTGAGGTTTTATCGTTCGCCACCAAGAACCCCGGCAACCTGTTCTCGGCGGCAGAAGAAACAACGCTGGAATTTGAAGACACCCCAACCGAACCTGAAGGAAATAAATTGTCCGACGCCGTTAAAAACCTGTTGAAACGCTTTACTAACAAGACCTCCAGCGACGATGCGCGCATCAGTGAACTGGTGGGCGCCGTCGAGACGCTGGCAACCCATGCGAATCTGAGCGCCGACGAATTCGCGGAAGAAAAGACCCGCGTCGATACCTTGGAAGCCGCCCTGAAGAAGACGAACGAAGAGTTCGCAGCTTTCCGCCAAAAGGTCGAATCGACCGATGCGAATCCCAAGAGCCGGCCAGCGGCCACCGGCGGCGACGGCATGGCAGAAACTGATTTCTAA
- a CDS encoding tail protein X, whose product MQVRAQQHDTLDLLCWRHLGATANVVEAALELNPGLADYGPILPHGLLVNLPEPTATPTKTAQVVNLWD is encoded by the coding sequence ATGCAGGTACGCGCCCAACAGCACGACACGCTGGACCTGCTGTGCTGGCGGCACCTGGGCGCCACCGCCAATGTGGTCGAGGCGGCGCTCGAACTCAATCCCGGCCTGGCCGACTACGGGCCGATCCTGCCGCACGGCCTCCTGGTCAACCTGCCAGAACCTACTGCAACCCCTACTAAAACCGCCCAGGTCGTCAATCTCTGGGATTGA
- a CDS encoding phage major capsid protein, P2 family — protein MKKQTRLAFDKYTARLAQLNDTTSVAQVFGVDPSIQQKLETKMQESSDFLKSVNIIGVTELESEKLGLGISGPIASRTNTDKADRKTRDLSTMDNQRYRCEKTNFDTHIGYAKLDAWAKFPDFQQRIANNILQRQSLDRMVIGFHGTSVAADTDIMKNPMLEDVNIGWLEHYRRQAPQRVLHEGKTAGKVVIGTGGDYANLDATVFDAINLLDPWYQKDSGLVAIVGRALLHDKYFPLVNTKQAPTETLAADIVISQKRIGGLQAVTVPYFPDNAILITRFDNLSIYWQEGGRRRRVVDEAKRDRIENYESSNDAYVIEDYGLGAMVENIQLVA, from the coding sequence ATGAAAAAGCAGACCCGCTTAGCCTTCGACAAATACACCGCCCGCCTGGCGCAACTGAACGACACCACCAGCGTTGCCCAAGTCTTCGGTGTCGATCCGAGCATCCAGCAGAAGCTGGAAACCAAAATGCAGGAATCGAGCGACTTCCTCAAAAGCGTCAATATTATCGGCGTGACCGAATTGGAAAGCGAAAAGCTGGGCCTCGGCATTTCCGGTCCGATTGCCAGCCGTACCAACACCGATAAGGCCGACCGTAAGACCCGCGATCTGTCCACGATGGACAACCAACGCTACCGCTGCGAAAAAACGAATTTCGATACGCATATCGGCTACGCCAAGCTCGACGCCTGGGCGAAATTCCCCGATTTCCAGCAACGTATTGCCAACAACATCCTGCAACGCCAGTCGCTAGATCGCATGGTGATCGGTTTTCATGGAACCAGTGTCGCCGCCGATACCGACATTATGAAAAACCCCATGCTGGAGGATGTCAATATTGGCTGGCTGGAACACTACCGCCGGCAAGCGCCACAGCGCGTGCTGCATGAGGGTAAGACCGCCGGTAAGGTGGTGATCGGCACCGGCGGCGACTACGCCAATCTGGACGCGACCGTATTCGACGCCATCAACTTGCTCGATCCCTGGTATCAGAAAGACAGCGGTTTAGTGGCCATCGTAGGCCGGGCGCTGTTGCATGACAAATATTTCCCGCTGGTGAACACCAAGCAGGCGCCGACCGAGACCCTGGCCGCCGATATCGTCATCAGCCAGAAGAGAATAGGCGGCTTGCAGGCGGTGACGGTCCCGTATTTCCCGGACAATGCGATCCTGATTACCCGTTTCGACAACCTGTCGATCTACTGGCAAGAAGGTGGCCGCCGCCGTCGCGTGGTCGATGAAGCCAAGAGAGATCGTATCGAAAACTACGAATCGTCCAATGATGCGTATGTAATTGAAGATTACGGCCTGGGCGCCATGGTCGAAAATATCCAGTTGGTGGCCTGA
- a CDS encoding head completion/stabilization protein produces MSFIAFAPPSAGAVVSLPEAGSVENDGFYPDIVLQDVRDNMRLDGTVTSPRLTQAIVDAVLHVNAELRDWKLLQIAAGFASLAAVPADRVNRESVNIAHYRRAVYSWAKADLTERYRDFDSTASSLSDKKMMEALDNAPSEQRRNTHWAIADIVGRSHMTVELI; encoded by the coding sequence ATGAGTTTTATAGCCTTCGCGCCACCCTCTGCCGGCGCTGTTGTCAGCTTGCCAGAAGCCGGCAGTGTCGAAAACGACGGTTTCTATCCTGATATCGTCTTGCAGGACGTGCGCGACAATATGCGTCTTGACGGCACTGTCACCAGTCCGCGATTGACGCAGGCAATTGTCGACGCCGTCTTGCACGTCAACGCCGAGCTGCGCGACTGGAAGCTGTTGCAAATCGCCGCTGGCTTTGCCTCGCTGGCCGCTGTGCCGGCGGACCGGGTCAATCGTGAAAGCGTCAACATTGCCCACTACCGGCGCGCCGTCTATAGCTGGGCCAAGGCGGATCTCACCGAGCGTTACCGCGACTTCGACAGCACCGCCTCTTCCCTATCCGATAAAAAGATGATGGAAGCGCTGGACAACGCCCCGTCCGAGCAACGCCGTAACACTCATTGGGCGATTGCAGACATTGTCGGTCGGTCCCACATGACGGTCGAGCTGATCTGA
- the gpM gene encoding phage terminase small subunit codes for MADLSPAQRHKARILAERAAAEAQPGGVTHGSAYEMMLYKLANDRRSLSNIQSMERKIEVKATLLPEYQDWIDGVLSKGQGGQDDVFTALLVWHIDCGEYARAVEMARYALNHKLTLPDQFNRDIPTMLLDEFSAAFLKGKLAGDPILAIEMLTQVQQLTEHCDAPDQARAKLLKANAYAMLAVLDQPGDELLKASQLPQAEVAHALMDRAVTLFPGVGVKQTMDRLRARMIKAVPG; via the coding sequence ATGGCGGACCTTTCTCCCGCCCAGCGCCACAAGGCGCGCATCCTCGCCGAGCGTGCCGCCGCCGAAGCCCAACCTGGCGGTGTGACGCATGGTAGCGCCTACGAGATGATGCTCTACAAGCTGGCAAACGACCGCCGCAGCTTGAGCAACATTCAGTCGATGGAACGCAAGATCGAAGTAAAAGCCACGTTGTTGCCGGAATATCAGGACTGGATCGACGGCGTGCTGTCCAAGGGCCAAGGCGGCCAGGACGATGTTTTTACGGCGCTCCTGGTGTGGCATATCGACTGCGGCGAGTATGCGCGGGCGGTCGAGATGGCGCGCTATGCGCTCAATCACAAGCTGACCTTGCCGGACCAGTTCAACCGCGACATTCCGACGATGCTGCTGGATGAGTTTTCTGCCGCTTTCCTCAAGGGCAAGCTGGCGGGCGATCCCATTCTCGCTATCGAGATGCTGACCCAGGTGCAGCAACTGACGGAACACTGCGATGCACCGGACCAGGCACGCGCCAAGCTGCTGAAGGCCAATGCTTACGCCATGCTTGCCGTTCTCGACCAACCCGGCGATGAACTGCTCAAGGCGTCACAGCTACCGCAGGCGGAAGTGGCCCACGCGCTGATGGACCGAGCCGTGACCTTGTTCCCTGGTGTCGGCGTCAAGCAAACGATGGATCGCTTGCGCGCCCGCATGATTAAAGCCGTCCCCGGCTAA
- a CDS encoding terminase ATPase subunit family protein, with the protein MLIKPVQFKPAKRAAARAPGIPTDDPAALRDAARSLYWQGWRISSIAKHLNIKRSTVASWKERDKWHLSTAIDRVEGQIEARMVQLVGKEVKTGSDFKEIDLLTRSLVQMSRKRRYDGGGNEADLNPNLDKRNAGPKKKPTRNEFSEEQQSLLLDAFRDSLFDYQKVWHRNGHERTRIILKSRQIGATWYFAREALADALATGRNQIFLSASKAQAHVFKQYIVQFAKEAAGVELSGDPIVLPNGAHLYFLGTSARTAQGYHGNFYFDEFFWTHNFTELNKVASGMAIQAKWRKTYFSTPSSINHQAYPFWAGKEFSDRLQKAKKAKIDISHLKLSSGFTGEDKIWRQIVTILDAEAGGCNLFDLDHLRDYEYSPDQFDNLLMCNFIDDNQSIFPQAELQRCMVDSWEVWDDVKQFAARPFGYRPVWIGYDPSLSGDSAGCVVLAPPLVAGGKFRVLERHQWRGMDFAAQAESIRQMTLRYQVEYIGIDTTGMGIGVFPIVKQFFPNATAINYSPEVKTRMVLKAKDVISKGRLEFDAGATDLSAAFMTIRKTLTASGRQVTYDAGRTAETGHADLAWACMHALDHEPIEGVSENTQSFMEIYTS; encoded by the coding sequence ATGTTAATCAAACCTGTCCAATTCAAACCAGCCAAACGTGCCGCCGCGCGCGCGCCAGGCATACCGACTGACGATCCCGCCGCGTTGCGCGACGCCGCCCGCAGCCTGTACTGGCAGGGCTGGCGCATCTCATCCATCGCCAAACACCTCAACATCAAACGCAGTACCGTCGCCAGCTGGAAAGAGCGCGACAAGTGGCACTTGTCCACGGCGATCGATCGCGTGGAAGGGCAGATCGAAGCGCGCATGGTCCAGCTGGTCGGCAAGGAAGTAAAAACCGGCAGTGACTTCAAGGAAATCGACTTACTCACGCGCTCCCTGGTGCAGATGTCGCGCAAGCGCCGGTATGACGGCGGTGGCAACGAGGCGGATCTCAATCCGAACCTGGACAAGAGAAATGCCGGCCCGAAGAAGAAGCCGACCCGCAACGAATTCAGCGAAGAGCAACAAAGCCTGCTACTGGATGCCTTCCGCGACTCGCTGTTCGACTACCAGAAGGTTTGGCATCGCAACGGCCACGAGCGTACCCGCATCATTCTGAAATCGCGCCAGATCGGTGCGACCTGGTATTTCGCCCGCGAGGCGCTGGCCGACGCGCTGGCGACCGGCCGCAATCAGATTTTCCTGTCGGCGTCGAAGGCGCAGGCGCATGTATTTAAACAGTACATCGTCCAGTTCGCCAAGGAAGCAGCCGGCGTGGAGTTGTCCGGCGACCCGATTGTGCTGCCGAACGGCGCGCATCTGTATTTTCTGGGGACCAGCGCCAGGACCGCCCAGGGCTACCACGGCAATTTCTATTTTGACGAATTTTTCTGGACCCACAATTTTACCGAGCTGAACAAAGTGGCATCCGGTATGGCGATTCAAGCGAAGTGGCGTAAAACCTATTTTTCGACACCGTCATCGATCAATCACCAGGCGTATCCGTTCTGGGCAGGTAAAGAATTCAGCGACCGGCTCCAGAAAGCCAAAAAGGCCAAGATCGATATCTCGCACTTGAAGCTATCGAGCGGCTTTACGGGCGAGGACAAGATCTGGCGACAGATCGTGACGATCCTGGACGCGGAAGCGGGCGGCTGCAATCTGTTCGACCTCGACCATCTGCGCGACTACGAATACAGTCCGGACCAGTTCGACAACCTGCTGATGTGTAATTTTATCGATGACAACCAGTCGATATTTCCGCAGGCTGAGTTACAGCGTTGCATGGTCGATTCCTGGGAGGTCTGGGACGATGTGAAACAGTTTGCGGCACGGCCCTTTGGCTATCGCCCGGTCTGGATCGGTTACGACCCTTCGCTGTCCGGCGACAGCGCCGGCTGCGTGGTGCTGGCGCCGCCGCTGGTCGCTGGCGGCAAGTTCCGCGTGCTGGAGCGTCACCAATGGCGCGGTATGGATTTTGCCGCGCAGGCCGAATCGATCCGGCAAATGACCCTGCGTTACCAGGTCGAGTACATCGGCATCGATACGACCGGCATGGGGATTGGCGTATTCCCCATCGTTAAACAGTTCTTCCCGAACGCGACCGCGATCAACTATTCGCCCGAAGTCAAGACCCGCATGGTGCTGAAGGCCAAGGATGTCATCAGCAAGGGCCGTCTCGAATTCGACGCCGGCGCTACGGACCTGTCAGCCGCCTTCATGACAATCCGCAAGACCTTAACGGCCAGTGGCCGACAAGTCACCTATGACGCAGGTCGCACCGCCGAGACCGGTCACGCCGACTTGGCCTGGGCCTGCATGCACGCGCTCGATCACGAACCGATTGAGGGCGTCTCTGAAAACACCCAATCCTTTATGGAGATTTACAC